The region CAGCACCTGCAGCAGAAGCAGCAGCCCCAGCAGAAGTAGTTGCTGAAGCCGCAGCTCCTGAAGTAGCCGCTGAGCCTGCAGCCGCAGCCCCAGAAGCTGGAACAGAAGCAAAAGAAACCCCTGCCGCTGAATAAGCGACAGATTAACTATTTAAGTATTAGGAGCTAAAAATGGCGATTACTAAAGAAGAAATCATTGATGCAGTAGGTAGCATGTCCGTTATGGATTTGAACGACTTGGTTAAGGCGTTCGAAGAGAAGTTTGGCGTTTCAGCTGCAGCGATGGCTGTTGCTGGTCCTGCTGGTGCCGCTGGCGGTGCTGCTGCTGAAGAGCAAACAGAATTTACTGTTAACTTGCTCGAAGCTGGCGCAAACAAGGTTTCAGTAATTAAGGCAGTTCGCGAAATTACTGGCCTTGGCTTGAAAGAAGCTAAGGACTTGGTTGACGGTGCACCTAAGCCAATCAAAGAAGCTGTTGATAAGAAGACAGCTGAAGAAGCTAAGAAGAAGCTTGAAGAAGCTGGCGCTAAAGCAGAACTCAAGTAATACAAGCACTGCTGGCGCCTCTCACAAAGGGGCGTTGGCCATGTTGGGTTTGACCTCTAGAGGTCAAACCCGATTTCATTTCTGATTGAAATCGGGTTTGCCTTCTGATACGACTGCAGAATGCAAGTTTGGTCGGACACTAAATCTTTCGGTTTAGTGTTGTCCGCCAGTGATTGGTAGTGGCCAATCGCCAAATCTTTGTACAGTCGCTGAATTCGGAGATGAAATGAACTACAGCTTCACCGAACGCAAGCGAGTCCGTAAAAGCTTTGCTAAGCGAGTAAACAACCACCAGGTTCCGTACCTGATCGCAACGCAGCTGGAATCCTACGCTAAATTTTTACAGGCTGATAAGCCGGCAATGTCTCGTCTTACTGAGGGACTTCAGGCTGCCTTTACATCAGCATTCCCAATTGTGTCTAACAACGGCTATGCACGTATGGAATACGTGTCTTACCAGTTATCACAGCCACCATTTGACGTTAAAGAATGTCAACAGCGTGGTTACACATACCACTCTGCCTTACGTGCAAAAGTTCGCTTGATTATTTATGATCGCGAAGCGCCTACTAAGGTTAAAGAGGTAAAAGAGAGCGAAGTCTACATGGGTGAAATTCCACTCATGACAGAAAACGGCTCTTTTGTGATTAATGGTACTGAGCGCGTGATCGTTTCTCAGTTGCACCGCTCCCCAGGCGTGTTCTTCGAACACGATAAGGGCAAAACACATAGCTCGGGTAAGTTGCTGTTCTCAGCACGCATCATTCCTTACCGTGGTTCATGGCTCGATTTCGAGTTTGATCCAAAAGACATTCTTTATTTCC is a window of Polynucleobacter asymbioticus QLW-P1DMWA-1 DNA encoding:
- the rplL gene encoding 50S ribosomal protein L7/L12, which translates into the protein MAITKEEIIDAVGSMSVMDLNDLVKAFEEKFGVSAAAMAVAGPAGAAGGAAAEEQTEFTVNLLEAGANKVSVIKAVREITGLGLKEAKDLVDGAPKPIKEAVDKKTAEEAKKKLEEAGAKAELK